Part of the Bacteroides sp. genome, CCTTTGCAGTTCATACAGCAAGGTCGTAAGTACTCTTGCGCCTGAAGCGCCGATGGGATGGCCGAGGGCAATGGCGCCCCCGTTTACGTTGACCTTTGCGGGGTCGAGATTCAGGTCTTTAATGACGGCCAGCGACTGGGCAGCAAAGGCTTCGTTGGCCTCCACCAGGTCAATGTCGTCAATGGTCAGTCCAGCTTGTTTGAGGGCTTTCCGGGTGGCGGGCACCGGACCATATCCCATAATTTTGGGATCGAGGCCGCAGGTGGCGAAGGTCACAATGCGTGCCAAGGGTTGTAATCCGAGCGATTCAGCCTGACGGGCGCTCATCACAACCAGCATAGCGGCGCCGTCGTTGATGCCGCTGGCGTTGCCGGCCGTAACGGTGCCATCCTTCTTAAAGGCGGGACGCAGTTTCTGCAGGCCTTCAATGGTGAGCCCGTGGCGCGGAAACTCATCGGTGTCTGCCACCACGGGATCTCCCTTACGCTGGGGTACCGGCACCGGTGCGATCTCATCCTTGAAGCGGCCTGCTTTCTGGGCAGCCTCTGTCTTGTTCTGGCTTTTGAGGGCAAACTGATCCTGGGCTTCGCGCGAAAGATTCCACTTTTCAGCGATGTTTTCGGCGGTAATACCCATATGGTAATTGTTGAAAACATCCTGCAGGCCGTCGGTAATCATGCTGTCAATCACTGCTCCGTCGCCCATGCGGTATCCAAAACGTGCCTTAGGCAGAAGGTAGGGTGCGTTGCTCATGCTTTCGGTTCCTCCGGCAAGGGCTGCATCATATTGCCCGAGCATAATGCCCTGGGCTGCCAATGCAACAGCCCGCAGGCCTGATCCACAAAGCTGGTTGATGGCTATGGCAGGGCTTTCAATGGGCACTCCGGAATATACAGCTATTTGACGTGCCAGGTTTTGCCCTAAACCGGCCGACAAAATGTTGCCTACAAAGGTCTCGCCGATGAGGGCTGGATCGATGCCAGCCCGCTCAAGGGCAGCCTTGGCTGCGATGGTCCCCAGTTCTACCGCTGAAAAGCCAGCCAGCACCCCGCCAAAACTCCCTACGGGCGTGCGGGCAGCTGAAACGATCACCACTTCTTGCATAACGTTCAATTATTTTTGAGATTTAATTTCCTGATAATAAAGCGTATTGCAAATTTCGATGGAAGGGCACTTAAAGAAAAGGCGGATTAGAACATAATTGGGTGTGACTATTTTATAAAATACATGAATTTTAGTTGTTAAAAATTTGATAAACAGAGCAATAAAAAAATTTAATATTGGTGTGACTATTTAAAAACAAAAAAATTTATTCCTTGAAAAAAGGCTGTACGAAAGTCAAATACCATTCAAAAGGGGATTAAACTTTTCAGCGAATGCGGTAAATGGTTAGGAAGAACTGGCTGAGCAGCTATTGCCAGCTTTATGGTTTTTGCTCTTGGTCTAAACAAAAAACCTTGGGGTCATCTTTTCTGGCTGGGTTCTGAACAATTGGTGGTGCAGGCGGTCGAAGACTTCGATGTCGTGGATTTTCAGGTCGTTGCACAGATCACTCAGGATAAAGAATTTATGATGGTCGGTAAGGCAAGGGAGGGCTGTTTCGTAGAGGGTCTCGTAAAGCTTTTCCCTGGTTATGGCCAGTTGCTTATAAGAAGCTAGCTGAAACATCCATATCAGGTTGGGAACATAACCGGCCCTTTTTTGTGACTGTTTGTCCTTTTCCAGGAGTTTGTACCGGCGTGCCAGCGACAGGATGTCCCGGTATTTTTCGATGGCCAGCAAAGCCAGGAAATAGGAAGAAAAGAACAAGTGCCATCGATGCTGCATGATATCGTCGCGGTTGGTCTGCAGGGTTGTTTGGGCATAACTGACGGCCTCAGCTGCCCTCCCGTTGCGCCAAAGGGCCTGGATGTAATACGCTATGAAGCCTACCCGGGTGTGCGGACTATTGGATTTCTTCAGTTCGGGAAAGGACCGGTTGAGGAGTTGCAGGGCACCGGTATATTTCCCCTTCCGCAACAAGACCGCACAAAGGTTGACCAGGTAATAGAGATAATCGTTGCTGTGGTAACGGATGGACAGGTAGCCGTAAGTTTCCGCCAGATCGAGTTCATTGTTGCGGGAGTGGACCAGCAGGCGGTTGGCATAGTAGTTGGCCAGGATGCGGGGCGAGTACATTTCGCCCTGGATAAAGCGCTTCTCCAAGTCTTCAAAGATTCCAATGAGCCGATGGTAATCCTTGTAATTGTAATAAAGGAAAACCAGCCTGACCAGTGCCAGGTAACGGTTCAGTCCGTCGATCTCTTCCTCGTAAAAGACCTCTAATAGCCACTTCTCCCACTGGGCAGCTTCTGTGTCATATTCTGAATATTGCCTTACGATGTCGCGGGTAGCTTGATGAAGCCGTTGATTGATGTGGCGCGAGCGTTCATAAGGAAATTTATACTTTTCCAGGAAAGCCGAGGCCAGCTCGTAATATTGCTGGCGCACACGGATCAGCAAAAAATTCTGGTAGTTCTGCACCAACTCATAAAAGCGGATAAAGTAAAAGTCCGGTTTCTGATATTGCCTGATGATTTTAATGATCCTTTTTTCATCTTCCGGGTTCAGGGCATCGGTCATAATGCGCTGATCCATTTGGCTTAGCCACTCATAAAAGATATCTACATTGATGGCTTCGAGTTTTTCAGTAATCCATTTTTTCAGATATGAATACTTGCGTTTGTCGGTGCGTTGAGGATAAGGTTTGGTTTGTGCGGGGTGGCGGCTGTTATGGGAAATGATTTTCAACAGGCGGATGTTCTCAGGGTCCTGCAACTGGTGAATGCCCAACAGATAATCGCACTCAAAGGGGAGGAGGGCTGCGGCAAATGCTGAGAACTTTTTCAGGGGCTTGTGCATGACGTCGTTTGTTTTCAATGGAATAAATATATAAAAAAGCACCATAGAAAAGAGCGTGTTTCCATATATTTTTTGTTAATTTTAAGCAAAAACACAAGAAATGAAAAATGCTATCGTAACAGGGGGTGCCCAGGGCATCGGCAAGGCTATATCCATGAAATTGATTAAAGAAGGGGTTTTTGTATTTGTGCTTGATATTGATGCGGAGGCAGTGGAAGACTTTAAGCAGGAAGTTGTTCCGCACAAATTTTATAAAACCTTTGTTTGCGATGCAGGAGGGGAGGCTTCCCTGAAGGTGGCTCTGGATGAATGCTTGCAAGGCCCTGAAGGCATCAGTTACCTGGTAAACAATGCGGCCATTTCGGCCAATAAAGCTGTGGAAGAACTCAGCTTGGATGAATGGAACCGGGTGCTTGCCGTGAATTTGAGTTCTTTTTTTCTGACGGCAAAATACCTTTCCCCGGCATTAAGGGTAACCAAAGGGGCCATTGTGAACCTATGCAGCACGCGTGCCTTTATGTCGGAGCCGGGTACGGAGGCCTATTCAGCCAGCAAGGGCGGGGTGTATGGCTTGACCCACGCTTTGGCCATGAGCCTTCAGCCCGAGGTAAGGGTGAACTGTATCAGCCCTGGATGGATCGATACCACGGCTTGGCAAAAGAAAAGCAAGCGGAAAGTTATTGATTGGGCTGCGGAACACCATTTGCAGCATCCCGCAGGCCGCATCGGCGAACCCGAAGACATTGCCGACCTCGCCTGGTATCTGCTTTCAGATCAGGCCGGCTTCATCACCGGGCAGAATTTCATAGTTGACGGGGGTATGACCCGCAAGATGATATACCTGTAAGGTTCAGACTTGATCAGTTAATCAGTTCAACTTCTTTTCTTCAGCCTGGATAACCTCCAGGTTCTGGCCGCTGTAAAGGTAAGCCACAACGGAACAGTTTTCAGCATCCCATTCCTCATTCAGGGTGAGGCTGTAGTTTTTTGTGAAAACTTGCATCGCTGATACTTGCCCTGAGCTAAGGGTTTCTCCCCAGGTGCCGTTGATGCATGTCCTGAGCACATGCCGGTGAACATAATCAGGGATGATTCCATCGGGGTAGTGGGGGTCATTGGTTTTTTGGGGGGATATCAAGCTATCCTCCAGGAGAAAAGCAACTAAATAGATTGGGCATTCCAGGTCCTCAAGCATAGTAGATTTAATGGTCACATCCAACTTGCGGTTTGAAGCCTGGTAGCTGGTGCTGATGTTGATCCCAGCTTGGGGTTCCTGTTCCAGGATCTCGCTGATGACGCCTCCCCAAGCGTTAGGGTTCAGGATCGGACTTCCGGATGTTTCTTTCCTGTTCACCATGCCCACAGGGTTGTAAGAGATACCGAAGTAGGTGTTGATCTCATTGCCTGCCGCAGTCCTGTAATCGGTAATAAAGTCGGGTGCGCTGGTACGTGCAAAGAAGCCTGCATGAATGCTGATGATGACCAGCTGGTCGCCGAAGAACTCCTTCAGGGTTTC contains:
- a CDS encoding SDR family oxidoreductase; translated protein: MKNAIVTGGAQGIGKAISMKLIKEGVFVFVLDIDAEAVEDFKQEVVPHKFYKTFVCDAGGEASLKVALDECLQGPEGISYLVNNAAISANKAVEELSLDEWNRVLAVNLSSFFLTAKYLSPALRVTKGAIVNLCSTRAFMSEPGTEAYSASKGGVYGLTHALAMSLQPEVRVNCISPGWIDTTAWQKKSKRKVIDWAAEHHLQHPAGRIGEPEDIADLAWYLLSDQAGFITGQNFIVDGGMTRKMIYL
- a CDS encoding acetyl-CoA C-acetyltransferase; the encoded protein is MQEVVIVSAARTPVGSFGGVLAGFSAVELGTIAAKAALERAGIDPALIGETFVGNILSAGLGQNLARQIAVYSGVPIESPAIAINQLCGSGLRAVALAAQGIMLGQYDAALAGGTESMSNAPYLLPKARFGYRMGDGAVIDSMITDGLQDVFNNYHMGITAENIAEKWNLSREAQDQFALKSQNKTEAAQKAGRFKDEIAPVPVPQRKGDPVVADTDEFPRHGLTIEGLQKLRPAFKKDGTVTAGNASGINDGAAMLVVMSARQAESLGLQPLARIVTFATCGLDPKIMGYGPVPATRKALKQAGLTIDDIDLVEANEAFAAQSLAVIKDLNLDPAKVNVNGGAIALGHPIGASGARVLTTLLYELQRRELKRGLATLCIGGGQGISMIVER
- a CDS encoding Omp28 family outer membrane lipoprotein, with amino-acid sequence MMIFRKISFLFPLFLAALVFTACDIVEEPYMNTPDGNGNNGDVVRKVLLEEFTGHQCPNCAEGAETAETLKEFFGDQLVIISIHAGFFARTSAPDFITDYRTAAGNEINTYFGISYNPVGMVNRKETSGSPILNPNAWGGVISEILEQEPQAGINISTSYQASNRKLDVTIKSTMLEDLECPIYLVAFLLEDSLISPQKTNDPHYPDGIIPDYVHRHVLRTCINGTWGETLSSGQVSAMQVFTKNYSLTLNEEWDAENCSVVAYLYSGQNLEVIQAEEKKLN